The following are from one region of the Hyla sarda isolate aHylSar1 chromosome 6, aHylSar1.hap1, whole genome shotgun sequence genome:
- the LOC130277448 gene encoding uncharacterized protein LOC130277448, which yields MYKPPLYKQLMYEPLLYTQLMYKLPLYTQLMSEPLLYTQLTYEPPLYTQLMYEPPLYTQLMYKPPPYTQLMCEPPLYTQLMCEPPLYTQLMYEPPPYTQLMYEPPLYTQLMYEPPLCTQLMYEPPLCTHLMSEPLLYTQVMYEPPLHTQLMYEPPLYTQLMYEPPLYTQLMYEPPPYTQLMCEPPLYTQLMYEPPLCSQLMSEPLLYTQLMYEPPLHTQLIYKPSLYTQLMYEPPLYTQLMSEPLLYTQLMFEPPLYT from the coding sequence ATGTATAAACCTCCGCTCTACAAACAGCTCATGTATGAACCTCTTCTCTACACACAGCTCATGTATAAACTTCCTCTCTATACACAGCTCATGTCTGAACCTCTTCTCTACACACAGCTCACGTATGAACCTCCTCTCTACACACAGCTCATGTATGAACCTCCTCTCTACACACAGCTCATGTATAAACCTCCTCCCTACACACAGCTCATGTGTGAACCTCCTCTGTACACGCAGCTCATGTGTGAACCGCCTCTCTACACACAACTCATGTATGAACCTCCTCCCTACACACAGCTCATGTATGAACCTCCTCTCTACACACAGCTCATGTATGAACCTCCTCTCTGCACACAGCTCATGTATGAACCTCCTCTCTGCACACATCTCATGTCTGAACCTCTTCTCTACACACAGGTAATGTATGAACCTCCTCTCCACACACAGCTCATGTATGAACCTCCTCTCTACACACAGCTCATGTATGAACCTCCTCTCTACACACAACTCATGTATGAACCTCCTCCCTACACACAGCTCATGTGTGAACCTCCTCTCTACACACAGCTCATGTATGAACCTCCTCTCTGCTCACAGCTCATGTCTGAACCTCTTCTCTACACACAGCTCATGTATGAACCTCCTCTCCACACACAGCTCATATATAAACCTTCTCTCTACACACAGCTCATGTATGAACCTCCTCTCTACACACAGCTCATGTCTGAACCTCTTCTCTACACACAGCTCATGTTTGAACCTCCTCTCTACACATAG